Within Lytechinus variegatus isolate NC3 chromosome 15, Lvar_3.0, whole genome shotgun sequence, the genomic segment atattcatgacaatctttctttattttttttctttattcgtCATTCTGTCTCCTTTTCTCCGCTTTctcatttcaaaattgaaaaagtaTTACTGGAGGTGATCGCCCCTGTCCCCATCTGTGACGCAACCTCTGATTATCAATTGGATCATTACTTAATGTTTGGTGATCATTGTCAATGAACTGCATATTATATATAgcttgaagattttttttctgacttttaattttttttatttttcataaactgaaaaaaaaatcatcgacACCGCCCATCCCTGTGACTTCGCCCTGCTTTCAAGTGATAAGTATGGGGAgatattaaaacaaaactaGGAAAATGATCACTCACGGAGGTGCAGTTTTTGATCACCAAAGTTGACATCCTTCAAGACGGTAACATATTGGCTTCCAGCTTTCTCTGGCTTCACGTACCGGTTCAACACACAACCCTTGATGTCATACCTTGAGAAATTGatatgaaaacagaaatgaaGAATAAGAATTTCAGACGAAAAACCCTaacatgttttaaataaatgaattattgtgTTGTTCAGTTACGATAGGTATGTGGTATTGATGGAAATATCTATAGGGAGAGTAATACTGCACCTTGTTCATTAGAAGATAAAATGATCTCGTGGTTAAGATTCAGTATTGTACATGTGATATCTCTACCGGTATGTTAGATATATTTTACCTCTTaccttttttcttccaaaatacGACAGCTGCAAATATATCGGGAGGAAAGATGGTAAAGGATCATACTAGGGGGTGTCAGGTTGCTGTCCCATCCCAGGCCGAGATCCACGTCAAAGAACGTTTTGAGAAATAAATTGTTATTTTCCTCTAATACGATGTCTAATCCCGTCAGTTCATGCCTTTTTATTCTGATATTTCGACGTTATTCTTGAAGACCACGAtcaattttgtgtaatttaatttcattgttAGCCCCCGCCCCCTGACAAATAACTTTGAACACTGTTAAATGTTGGAACAAGGATTCCGTAAAAGACTATTGACATTAAATCTCTGGAAATTTTTCGTATGCGAAAAGAGGGCAATTATCAGAGTAGTAGCAAGCATAATGACAATCTAGGGGACGgggtcagggggggggggtataaatgGTCCCTGTGACCATCTACAGCTATTGCATGGAGGGCCATTTTTAAACTCTTCCTAAAATAGACTCGTCGTTCTCACCTGTTATTTCCCTCTTCTGGTGGAAATACACTCTGCATCACAGTGAAGAATTTCTGAcgttaaaaacaaaacaaacaaaagagaataaaaataaaaccccACACAAGGTAATCATCATCAGATTCTACATGGCattgtgaaaataaaaacagttaTTAGCATGGCAACTGGAGAAAATCAATTCTAAAAACTAGAAAATATAACTGAAGGATCTCACACAGGGATTAATTACTAACAAGGGTCATTTTGCATTACCATTTACGGTAGATTGGGGAGTGTACGTGCATTAAGTAATTCACTACTGTAGAGGGTGGGGCGAGCACTATAAACCTCGGGCTCACAGGAAATGGGGGTAGGCAAGAGGTCTCCATTTCGATTTCCCGGTCTTTTTAACGAGACTCTCAAACctgtcaaccccccccccaaaaaaaaaaataataataataaataaataaataaaataaaataaaataacgaGACCGCTTATAGAAtgtctttttttggggggggggttgaagatGTCTAACCAAAATACCAAAGCTTCCAAATGCAGAATGGCGTAAAATGGCCCACTTTAACtggtttttcaaatatatttttgtgagTATGTGTTTGGGCAGCCGGTGGGTATTCCGGCCCTGTTAGTTCATGTTTACTGGATGTGGGTGATTTCCAAAGCATTTTTACTTACTCCTTTCTTTCCCGGCagcttgaaaaaataaagtcCATGTATTCTAACAAGTAGTGAGTGAGGGTATTTCGTAAGATGCGTGACGTAATCAGGGAGAATGCGAAGTAGAACTTTGACGTCTTTTCTGCTTTCTGTCTTCAGAAAGTATCTCTTATCATTGctgaaaatataagaaagtGGGAGGAGAGAGGGGGTAGAGAAAGGGAACGGGAAAGGGAACATAGTCAGAGAGAATCTGTCAATTAAATCATAAGTTGCGGCGACTTGATAATGCAAAATTTTAGTCAGTTTGGGTTAACTATAATTGCAGTTACAATAAAGAAAGTTTGCTGGTTGCAAAATACCGCGTCCCAAGGGAGGGGGTTGTACATGATAGGAAGAATTAATCTGTGTATATTTGATTctttacaaaatgtttatttcgaTAGAGATAACAAGAACCATGCATATCTGGCTGTCTCTCTTCAATCAAAGATCGCTTAAAtcgtaaaaaagtaaataaaatgtaaaatgcaaCGGAGAAAAAACAAGGCAGTCACTGTGCAGCCTAACTAGCCGAAAGGCCATTCCTATACCAACCAATATGCAAGGGATAAATGAAACTTACGTCATGAAGAACATTTGTCCACTTCTTGAATTGCTTTTATACTGTAGGTACGGTTCTTTTTCAAGACATTCATTGTATTCTCGACATGAAATACCCAGCATGGTCCTTAGATCTCCGAAGACTTTAGGTGCGTAGCATCTGAATACAGCTTCCTATagaatttgaagaaagaaaaaatcctTACACTGctatttatgaaaattaacattttaatcAGTATGTTCGcatcattttatattcaaatgagTGACCATTATCATTTAGCCTCCCAGACTTCGATTCCTTCTTAAAttcttttcaatcaaatttcaaaaaatttacTTGCGCTTTTATCACAAAAATTTACTTTGGTCATACCCCTAACCCCCTTAACGACGACATGAAGAAATATTAACTTGATTGTCTTGATCCATTTCCCGAGTAACAGCATTGGACTTAActcggacccccccccccccccccattttagaAATAGGGGAACtgtcatttctttcatttcatatttcgttAACTCACTTTCAAATCAATTGTTATCATGATTAggtcaaaatatatatactatcatctcaaaacaatgttttccttcttttataacagtaaattatttttcaaaaatgttttctCTTCCTGGCGATATTTTAAGGTATATGCCAACGATGCTCACCAGTGCCCATTTTAGAGTTAGAGATGTTATGAGAACGTTGCTTAGAGACAAGCATTTTCACCCACGTccgatatgaaataaatttcacGATAGCAGATGAATAATGGGGTGTGTTTTTGCCTTGTTCTCTCTCAAAGCATGGTCCTATAGGTCCATGCTCAAAGCAAGCGGAACACCTTTTTGTTTGTGATCCATCTGTTGTCCATGGGGTAGGGCGACCAACGCGGTGGAACCTTCTAATTTCATTCTTAGTGATAGGGACTTCTAACAATGACGTTTAACAATTACTGTTATTGTCATCGGTGTTCTCATTATGAGATCGTATCGATACCACATAATGtgtggatttgattttgattgatatttGGTTTTATCACGCATACCCACcaaaaagatgaatattttcaccaattaTCTAAAACATTTATGTCACGAAATTtaccaagaaatgaaattattaagtGTAGGCCATGGTTCCCAGCATGCTTTATAGTTTTCAGTGAAAGTAGAGTTAAAATCCTGATGTTTAAACCAAATTTAATTTCGAAATAAATTTCagattgttttgtgaaatggaaTATATTAAAACTACCCTAACACACATGACCCTCAGGCAAAACGTTCACTGTGTGGTCCCCTGTACGAATTATTTTCCTACTcctaaaaaaagaacaattaaCACAATAATGCACGTTGACACCATAAGCATTAACATGAATGATTGTCTAGTCACTATGGAGACATCCAAATATCACCCTCCTAAAGAATGCAACTGCTTAAAAAGGAATCCAATCTTGATGATAATAACACGATTTGTGTGAGgttagaaaaaaagaatgagagtATCATacaagagaaaatgaaagataaagtTCAATGTTTGAGAAATGAGAATTTTGTAAGATTATGCAAATCTCTAATTGGCAATTGGTGATCAGAATATGGCAATAAAAAGTTAAACAGACAACTTTTCCTCTTACCATGTAATGTACTCAACTATCAGGTATTGTGATTTTCTCCAAACCACTTCTACCCTTGGGGGTGTTGATATATCATATCAATATACTAATGCCCtcatgaaaggaaaaaatactaatttagaaataaacatttttagaaaatgacattttattcatgtattataGCGGATCAAAATTTATGGAACAGTAGTTCCCGACATAAAAACGATACACTGCGGCCATTTCGAATCACAATTGATATCTCTTTCctacaatgttaaaaaaaatattgccttctttgtgtgtgtgtgaaatccTACACCATTGAATATTTGGTTTTCTATCTTTTCTTGATGCTTTTTGAAGAATGTTCACTTGGGATGGATTGTCCTTTAGTTATACATGTGTACTTGTTAATAGAAGAAGTAAGCCTACCTTGGTTTTGGTTTCTATGGTGATCAATCGTTCGTCAAATTCGCAATAATCCCCATCTTCCAGACATTCCTATGATTAACAGAACCAAATAAATAGAATCAAAATTGTAATCGTcatggaaaaggaaagagggaaATACGTAAGAGGGAACATGTGACATATTATCTTTAAAAGGAATTACGATTGTGGTAGACCTATATTGCTCtcattcttttaattttttttcttcatcacttGAAAATAATTGTGACCTTTTTGATATCCAAATTTAAACCATAACTTTagagtttaaatcaaaccagagagagtgagagaaaaaaCTGAGTCgcgggagagaaaaaaagtaagatattttttaaaatccaaaTCTAATTTTGTGGTAGATATTTTATTCCGAAAATTGTATGAAATTACATTCCTTtccatttccttttatttccctttctccttttttcatattctttctgtctttctatTTTGCTTTCTacttcctccctccctccctcgatccctccctccctttctttctttctttattttttctttcttcttcatcttttccttgtcttattttttggggggaggccGGTCTCCAGACCCCATTTACATATGAGTGCATCTTAATTGGTAAAACAATGGTAAACAAATAGGGGCAAAATAAGATGAGAAAGTAAAATCAAAGCCTTTTTTAATAAGACGGGTCCCATCCAAAAACAAAtaaccaatttttttaaatacctcaTGATTTTCTTGTTGGTCATTCCTACTGGTTGCTTGGAGCCCTTTCCTGATTGCCGATGCCATGCTGTGTAGATAATGGTCATCGTTGATCTCCTCCAAACCTCGGAGCTTTAACTTCACACGGACATCGCTCACGAACTGTTTGAAGGTCCTCGAATAGTTCCTTGCCGACGAACTCGGTGACGACCTCGGAGATGATTTCTCCTTCGGACCGTCATCGTTTTCGGAACGGTTGTCCATTGTGGAGCAATCTGTTGATGTTATGGTTGTTGTCTACATGAAGATCTGCTGAAACCAAAAGACCGCGTATAATTGGCCAACAGTTGATTGACAATTGACGTTTTGGTCACTTCATTTTATAACCATTGCCTCTGAAAGTTCCCAAGTCATATTCAAATGATGACTAATTACCATGCATTTCCATGTTGCAACCAGTTTAAATTTTCGACAACGATTGTTGTAAAGGGTCAATATATACGCCTAATGTACGTATACAGGTGTCTATTGTTGAACAGAGTTCGTAACTATTCAAAGTTTGTTCTCCCTCCTGCATTGCAATTGAGAAATGTAAATATTATTGCTTGTACTCCTGACGACAGTTTATTCTTGCAATTATAAGTATCCATATAACAAACTAGAATTATGTCCAGGCCAATTTAGTAATAAACAttaacaaagaaatataaatgtcTTTACCTTTGCgtccaatttcatttttagagaTTTTA encodes:
- the LOC121428651 gene encoding phosphatidylinositol 4-phosphate 5-kinase-like protein 1; the protein is MDNRSENDDGPKEKSSPRSSPSSSARNYSRTFKQFVSDVRVKLKLRGLEEINDDHYLHSMASAIRKGLQATSRNDQQENHEECLEDGDYCEFDERLITIETKTKEAVFRCYAPKVFGDLRTMLGISCREYNECLEKEPYLQYKSNSRSGQMFFMTNDKRYFLKTESRKDVKVLLRILPDYVTHLTKYPHSLLVRIHGLYFFKLPGKKGKFFTVMQSVFPPEEGNNRYDIKGCVLNRYVKPEKAGSQYVTVLKDVNFGDQKLHLQNQREWFLRQVDADVEFLKQFNIMDYSLLIEQRALHSVEQANGGDLADLVIRVRKSTRKRRTRPTIDVINNHQRPSSTTGSNAGSTALDDTVELPGTVSCSGDPSLDDDIPDNHGTNVQYNKNVKGNQEMSKELEDFELGRVHSDSYKATAEGASSQTTLQEHNQRLLPNVHNAIHVVDGEKDRYFVGVIDILGQYTLKKRMETMLKSCLAPRTPFSSVNSEKYAKRFKDYIAAHTE